The following proteins come from a genomic window of Plectropomus leopardus isolate mb chromosome 11, YSFRI_Pleo_2.0, whole genome shotgun sequence:
- the LOC121949903 gene encoding FYVE, RhoGEF and PH domain-containing protein 6-like codes for MMNSGMQKPPVAPKPKLAQPQRPGMSPSTPRRDSCLSLPSPGTQRRVKPALAPKPCLSKLTTSVESKPPASKSQETPRIEGLLNSQNAKQQENKKPDWDYIIPICLCSQENCMCIRNTNRKLVRGTLDNSGEKKCKVMISSTQLTNQKPLQETLDRNLNTDINTASAVRPSLPYRTWSDEANGNVLPQSVPEAAPEEDALGSKKISCVPKPVPAAWRKPIPVPVPRKPRIVRQEKVEEESAEIASQDVNVTEVKVEGKGSSSVSVSVPAGNKQSSFLSVRKACAQPAPPPRKKPLLCAPEKAPTSAPLTLPKDVEEEDLGWDSSIQEMEVSVDKEDEEVEKEGTDNREGVYSDFTHSPPSCSLLDQPEPPAVTVAAEDRVVKVTPKKPQRHSSPMAFMQRKESSEEKEELGDDEKRQDPPIRDCVLKERVMKELPLPPDEETRSKLSTPGITKPSRSSKQRAKSFSGADLQRSDGQKRNSFRKLLDLKLSVKMLPKLIVKGGQNSDCTANENEQSVDGCQDFPEHLRAPRKFSCPLIGVEQNVDGEEFSAVYYENMPHYEEIPDYMNVHVASPRTSISQPTPWQSSLYNDEGIYEEQEPYMSFEKNPGSQQCQTPTDYERSSVDEEVTPLDGGHSDDDIMANTSEDEGDSSSISSKGDPEQPEESTTQSGQKKSKIHHIATEIMSSESVFVDVLKLLHVDFRDAASTASRQSGKPVIEERLLNQILYYLPQLYELNQDLLRELKQRVAKWDENARLADIFVKKGPYLKMYSTYIREFDKNVALLEEQSKKNPAFGAVVREFEASPRCANLALKHYLLKPVQRIPQYQLLLTDYLKNLSEDSDDYKDTQAALVIVKEVANHANDIMKQGDNFQKLIQVQCSLNGHHEIVQPGRIFLKEGILKKLSRKVMQPRMFFLFNDTLLYTTPVQSGQYKLNNMLSLAGMKVSKPSQEAYQNELKIESVERSFILSASSATERDEWLEAISTAISDYTRKKISFISGKPPEEIELRNCDDGAPLGSKAPIWIPDPRTTMCMICTCEFTLTWRRHHCRACGKVVCQSCSSNKYCLEYLKNQLARVCDQCFTVLQQQKSEQVLSAAVSPGSRATFAFSRKQKKIPAALKEVSASTDNSSMSGYLQRSKGNKKQGKRLWFVIKDKVLYTYAASEDVAALESQPLLGFMLKVDSSQKLQFKLFHKNTPYYIFKADDVQTAQRWINSFKEATVL; via the exons ATGATGAACTCAG GCATGCAAAAGCCACCTGTGGCCCCAAAACCAAAGCTGGCCCAGCCTCAGAGGCCAGGGATGTCCCCCTCAACCCCCAGAAGAGACTCCTGCCTCTCGCTCCCTTCTCCTGGCACACAGAGGAGGGTTAAACCAGCTCTGGCCCCCAAACCCTGCCTCTCCAAACTCACTACTTCTGTGGAATCCAAACCACCAGCTTCAAAGAGCCAAGAAACCCCGCGAATCGAAGGTCTTCTTAACTCCcaaaatgcaaagcagcaaGAGAACAAAAAGCCAGACTGGGATTATATCATTCCTATTTGTCTGTGTAGCCAGGAAAACTGCATGTGCATCaggaacacaaacagaaagctTGTCCGAGGTACTTTGGATAACAGCGGAGAGAAAAAGTGCAAAGTTATGATCTCTTCTACTCAACTCACAAACCAAAAACCTCTTCAAGAAACTTTGGACAGAAATCTCAACACAGACATCAACACAGCAAGCGCTGTTAGGCCGTCCCTTCCATACAGAACGTGGAGCGATGAGGCAAATGGTAACGTCCTCCCTCAGAGCGTACCTGAAGCAGCTCCGGAGGAAGATGCTCTTGGCTCGAAGAAAATATCTTGTGTGCCCAAACCAGTCCCAGCAGCCTGGAGGAAGCCCATCCCTGTCCCTGTACCACGGAAACCCAGGATAGTCCGCCAGGaaaaggtggaggaggagagtgcGGAGATTGCGAGCCAGGATGTGAACGTCACAGAGGTGAAGGTGGAGGGGAAGGGCAGCTCATCAGTGTCTGTCAGTGTACCTGCTGGAAACAAGCAGTCAAGTTTTCTGTCTGTGAGGAAAGCCTGCGCTCAGCCGGCGCCTCCGCCCAGGAAAAAGCCTTTACTGTGTGCACCTGAGAAAGCACCAACCTCTGCTCCTCTGACGCTCCCAAAGGATGTGGAGGAGGAAGACCTGGGGTGGGACAGCAGCATCCAGGAGATGGAGGTATCGGTTGACAAGGAGGATGAAGAGGTGGAGAAAGAGGGAACGGATAATCGGGAGGGAGTCTACAGTGATTTCACACATAGTCCTCCTTCTTGCAGTTTACTCGATCAACCGGAGCCTCCTGCCGTCACCGTGGCAGCAGAGGACAGGGTGGTCAAGGTCACTCCCAAGAAGCCCCAGAGACACAGCAGCCCGATGGCATTTATGCAGAGGAAGGAATCCTCTGAGGAGAAAGAAGAGTTAGGAGATGATGAAAAAAGGCAGGACCCTCCGATACGGGACTGTGTTTTGAAGGAGAGAGTGATGAAGGAGCTTCCTTTGCCTCCTGATGAGGAAACGAGAAGTAAACTCTCAACACCTGGAATTACCAAGCCTTCTCGGTCCAGCAAACAGAGGGCCAAATCTTTCTCCGGTGCCGACCTCCAACGCTCTGATGGACAGAAGAGGAACTCTTTCCGGAAACTGCTGGATTTGAAGCTCTCTGTGAAGATGCTTCCCAAGCTGATAGTGAAAGGAGGCCAGAACTCAGACTGCACGGCGAATGAGAACGAGCAAAGTGTGGACGGATGTCAGGACTTCCCCGAGCATCTCAGAGCGCCACGTAAATTCTCCTGTCCGCTGATCGGAGTGGAGCAAAACGTGGACGGAGAGGAGTTCTCTGCTGTTTACTATGAGAACATGCCTCACTATGAGGAGATACCAGACTACATGAATGTACATGTGGCATCCCCTCGGACCTCCATCTCACAGCCTACACCCTGGCAGAGCTCACTGTATAACGACGAGGGCATATATGAGGAGCAGGAGCCATACATGTCCTTTGAGAAAAACCCTGGAAGCCAACAATGTCAGACCCCAACAGACTATGAGAG AAGCTCTGTCGATGAGGAGGTGACACCCCTGGATGGTGGCCACTCCGATGATGACATCATGGCCAACACCTCAGAGGACGAGGGCGATAGCAGCTCCATCTCAAGTAAAGGAGACCCTGAGCAGCCAGAGGAGAGCACG acacAGAGTGGACAGAAGAAGAGCAAGATTCACCACATCGCCACAGAAATTATGAGCTCTGAGAGTGT gtttgttgatgtcctgaaGCTGCTTCATGTT GACTTCCGTGATGCAGCGTCCACAGCGTCTCGTCAGAGTGGGAAGCCGGTGATTGAGGAGCGTCTTCTCAACCAGATTCTGTACTACCTGCCACAGCTCTATGAACTCAACCAGGACCTGCTCAGAGAGCTGAAGCAGAGAGTGGccaaatg GGATGAGAATGCCCGGCTGGCAGACATTTTCGTAAAGAAAGGGCCCTATCTGAAGATGTACTCCACATACATCCGCGAGTTTGACAAGAATGTGGCTCTACTGGAAGAGCAGAGTAAGAAGAACCCGGCATTTGGCGCAGTGGTACGGGAGTTTGAG gcCAGTCCACGCTGTGCCAACTTGGCTCTGAAGCATTATCTCCTGAAGCCTGTTCAGAGGATTCCTCAGTATCAGCTGCTGCTCACGG ATTATCTGAAAAACCTGTCTGAAGACTCAGATgattacaaagacacacaag CTGCCCTTGTAATAGTCAAAGAGGTCGCCAATCATGCCAATGACATCATGAAACAAGGG gATAACTTCCAGAAACTGATTCAGGTGCAGTGCAGTCTGAATGGTCATCACGAGATAGTCCAACCTGGGCGG ATCTTTTTGAAAGAGGGCATCCTGAAGAAGCTGTCCAGGAAGGTCATGCAgcccagaatgttcttcttg TTTAACGACACGTTGCTGTACACGACTCCTGTCCAGTCAGGCCAGTACAAGTTAAACAACATGTTGTCTCTGGCTGGGATGAAG GTGAGCAAACCAAGCCAGGAGGCCTATCAGAATGAGCTGAAGATTGAGAGCGTGGAGCGCTCCTTCATTCTCTCAGCAAG ctcagccACAGAGCGAGATGAATGGCTCGAGGCCATTTCCACGGCGATCAGTGACTACACTAGGAAGAAGATCAGTTTTATATCTGGCAAGCCTCCAGAAGAG ATTGAGCTGAGAAATTGTGATGATGGTGCTCCTTTGGGATCCAAAGCTCCCATATGGATCCCTGACCCTCGGACCACTATGTGTATGATCTGCACCTGTGAGTTCACCCTGACGTGGAGGCGACACCACTGCCGCGCATGTGGAAAG GTTGTGTGCCAGTCGTGTTCCTCCAACAAATACTGTCTTGAATACCTAAAGAACCAGTTAGCACGAGTGTGTGACCAGTGCTTCACTGTTCTTCAGCAGCAGAAAA GTGAGCAGGTCCTATCAGCAGCAGTATCTCCTGGAAGCAGAGCGACATTTGCTTTCTCCAGGAAGCAGAAGAAGATACCTGCAGCCCTCAAAGAG GTGTCGGCAAGCACAGACAACTCCTCCATGAGTGGTTATCTGCAGAGATCAAAGGGCAACAAAAAGCAGGGGAAGAGGCTGTGGTTCGTTATCAAAGACAAGGTCCTGTACACGTACGCTGCAAGTGAG GATGTTGCAGCCTTAGAGAGTCAGCCCCTGTTAGGGTTCATGTTGAAAGTTGATTCATCGCAGAAGTTACAGTTTAAgctttttcacaaaaacacgCCGTACTACATTTTTAAGGCTGATGACGTCCAAACAGCACAGAG gtgGATTAACTCATTCAAAGAAGCCACGGTGCTTTAG